A genomic region of Magnolia sinica isolate HGM2019 chromosome 6, MsV1, whole genome shotgun sequence contains the following coding sequences:
- the LOC131248566 gene encoding uncharacterized protein LOC131248566: MESGKRGGYIEILTIWSDSCESRHESAQGLLLLKIVMLVKDDVPPWYADTNVCQSRARLDYGMSGSASVYGDTYAESFGLLDCLGDLTWDMVVVELSFFTGISFSVWQSSWHGLSVCKVGSVSNSVGMYSTSYSSNYLSRGPDVGSSSYLSLYFGRSLSSGCGYLGSGGSGSYY, from the exons ATGGAGAGTGGGAAAAGAGGAGGCTACATAGAGATTCTGACAATCTGGTCAGATTCTTGTGAGTCTCGTCATGAATCCGCCCAAG GCTTGCTTTTATTGAAAATTGTGATGCTTGTTAAGGATGATGTTCCTCCATGGTATGCTGATACCAATGTTTGTCAGTCAAGGGCTCGTTTGGACTACGGGATGAGCGGCAGTGCTTCTGTTTATGGGGATACTTATGCTGAAAGTTTCGGCTTGCTTGACT GCTTGGGAGATCTCACCTGGGATATGGTAGTGGTAGAGCTCTCTTTCTTCACAGGAATCTCATTCTCTGTATGGCAGTCGTCATGGCATGGGTTATCGGTATGCAAAGTTG GTTCTGTTAGCAACAGTGTTGGAATGTACTCTACAAGCTACAGCAGCAATTATCTATCTCGTGGGCCTGAT GTTGGCAGCAGCTCATATTTGTCACTATATTTTGGTCGGAGCTTGAGCAGTGGTTGTGGATACTTGGGGAGTGGTGGTTCTGGATCTTACTACTGA